A genomic region of Arachis stenosperma cultivar V10309 chromosome 9, arast.V10309.gnm1.PFL2, whole genome shotgun sequence contains the following coding sequences:
- the LOC130951775 gene encoding E3 ubiquitin-protein ligase At1g63170 yields the protein MDITDTQRNSNTESDLCPLLMEQLVSRNDHQHIIDIARNNDGLSNSSNNQRPAVHENQPSVSTDVHTRETASFASPRFSPRSSTLTRGEGYNHRRRSPLNSGLWVSVELFVTVGQIIASVVVLSMSRDEHPQAPLFAWIVGYAAGCVATLPILYWRYQNYNQIAEPDISRSSQGSSLSNPSETTYTAISVTHNSNSDNSHTTELSAGSARIPAVFSSRFNGLVDHFKMALDCFFAVWFVVGNVWIFGGHTSPSDAPKLYRLCIVFLTFSCIGYAMPFILCATICCCLPCIISVFGIPEDFSPNRGASIESINALPVYKFKLKKNENSGVEDVNITAEDDGGILAAGTEKERPISGEDSACCICLAKYVDNDELRELPCFHIFHVGCIDKWLKINASCPLCKYEVGTNNEGAHSAMGSNQH from the exons ATGGATATCACCGACACGCAACGGAATAGTAACACTGAAAGTGATCTATGTCCATTGCTGATGGAGCAGCTGGTATCCCGCAATGATCATCAGCACATAATTGATATTGCAAGGAACAATGATGGTTTATCCAACTCATCTAATAATCAACGCCCTGCAGTGCATGAAAATCAACCTAGTGTCAGCACGGATGTCCATACCCGTGAAACAGCTTCATTTGCTTCACCTAGATTTAGTCCTAGAAGTTCGACATTGACAAGAGGAGAAGGGTACAATCATCGCAGAAGGAGCCCACTAAATTCTGGTCTATGGGTCTCTGTTGAGCTTTTTGTCACTGTGGGTCAGATCATAGCATCTGTTGTTGTCTTGTCAATGTCAAGAGATGAACATCCCCAAGCCCCATTGTTCGCATGGATTGTGGGTTATGCAGCTGGTTGTGTTGCTACTCTTCCTATTCTTTACTGGCGATATCAAAACTATAATCAAATTGCGGAACCAGATATATCTCGATCATCTCAAGGATCTTCTTTAAGTAACCCTTCAGAAACTACTTATACTGCCATATCTGTTACCCATAATTCGAACAGCGACAATAGTCACACTACAGAATTGTCTGCAGGAAGTGCTAGAATTCCTGCAGTGTTTAGTTCTAG GTTTAATGGATTAGTAGACCATTTCAAGATGGCCTTGGATTGCTTCTTTGCAGTTTGGTTTGTCGTTGGCAATGTGTGGATCTTTGGAGGTCACACTTCTCCTTCCGATGCTCCAAAATTGTATAG GTTATGTATAGTCTTCCTTACCTTCAGCTGCATCGGATATGCCATGCCCTTTATACTGTGTGCAACAATTTGTTGCTGCCTACCTTGCATAATTTCTGTCTTCGGCATTCCTGAGGATTTTTCACCAAACAGAGGAGCCTCAATAGAATCCATTAACGCTCTGCCAGTCTACAAGTTcaaattgaagaaaaatgaaaatagtGGTGTTGAGGATGTCAATATCACTGCTGAAGATGACGGCGGAATTTTAGCTGCTGGAACTGAAAAGGAACGGCCTATATCAGGAGAAGATTCT GCTTGCTGCATTTGCTTGGCAAAATATGTAGACAACGACGAACTTCGGGAGCTACCATGCTTTCATATCTTTCATGTAGGATGTATTGATAAATGGTTAAAGATAAATGCATCCTGTCCTCTTTGTAAATATGAAGTTGGTACAAACAATGAAGGTGCACATTCGGCCATGGGTTCCAATCAGCATTAG
- the LOC130947870 gene encoding N-terminal acetyltransferase A complex auxiliary subunit NAA15, which produces MGASLPPKEANLFKLIVKSYETKQYKKGLKAADAILKKFPDHGETLSMKGLTLNCMDRKSEAYELVRQGLKNDLKSHVCWHVFGLLYRSDREYREAIKCYRNALKIDPDNIEILRDLSLLQAQMRDLSGFVETRQQLLTLKPNHRMNWIGFSVAHHLNSNASKAVEILEAYEGTLEDDYPPENERCEHGEMLLYKISLLEECGLLESALEELRKKESKIVDKLEYKEQEVSLLVKLGRLEEGEVLYQALLSMNPDNYRYYEGLQKCVGLYSVNGQYSPDEIDRLDSLYKSLGQQYKWSSAVKRIPLDFLQGDKFRAAADNYIRPLLTKGVPSLFSDLSSLYNHPGKADILEQLILELEHSIRTSGQYPGRVEKEPPSTLMWTLFLLAQHYDRRGQYEVALSKIDEAIEHTPTVIDLYSVKSRILKHAGDFAAAAAFADEARCMDLADRYVNSECVKRMLQADQVALAEKTAVLFTKDGDQHNNLHDMQCMWYELASGESYFRQGDLGRALKKFLAVEKHYADITEDQFDFHSYCLRKMTLRTYVEMLKFQDRLHSHVYFEKAAAGAIRCYIKLHDSPPKSTTEEDDEMSKLLPSQKKKMRQKQRKAEARAKKEAEEKNEELNAGGASKSGKRHVKPVDPDPHGEKLLQVEDPLSEATKYLKLLQKNSPDSLETHLLAFECYTRRNKILLALQAVKRLLRLDAEHPDSHRCLIKLFHKVGSMNAPVTDGEKLIWSVLEAERSTISQLHEKSLVEANNAFLENHKDSLMHRAAFAEILSILDLNRKSEAVKLVEESTNNFVPSNGALGPIREWTLKDCIAVHKLLGTILHDQDAALRWKSRCAEYFPYSTYFEGSCSSVSPNSVYSQLSKNSEHESSNHSTGSQNAGPIKSNGKLDAFKDLTI; this is translated from the exons ATGGGTGCTTCGCTGCCCCCGAAGGAGGCCAACCTCTTCAAGCTCATTGTT AAATCGTATGAAACCAAACAATACAAAAAGGGCCTCAAAGCAGCAGATGCCATCTTGAAAAAATTCCCAGATCATGGAG AAACTTTATCGATGAAGGGTTTGACATTAAATTGCATGGATCGTAAGTCAGAAGCATATGAACTTGTCCGTCAAGGATTAAAG AATGACCTTAAAAGTCATGTTTGCTGGCATGTCTTTGGTCTCCTTTATCGATCAGACAGAGAATACAGGGAGGCGATCAAGTGCTACCGAAATGCACTGAAAATTGATCCTGACAATATTGAAATCCTACGTGACCTGTCTCTCTTACAG GCTCAAATGCGGGATTTAAGTGGCTTTGTTGAGACAAGACAGCAACTTTTAACTCTGAAACCAAATCATCGCATGAACTGGATTGGTTTTTCTGTTGCCCATCATTTGAACTCTAA TGCATCCAAGGCAGTTGAAATTTTGGAAGCATATGAAGGGACTTTAGAAGATGATTATCCTCCAGAAAATGAACGGTGTGAGCATGGGGAAATGCTTTTATATAAG ATTTCTTTATTAGAGGAATGCGGATTGCTTGAGAGCGCTTTGGAGGAGTTGCGCAAAAAGGAATCAAAAATT GTTGATAAGCTTGAATATAAAGAACAAGAGGTTTCACTTCTAGTGAAGCTTGGCCGTTTAGAAGAAGGCGAAGTCTTGTACCAGGCATTACTTTCCATGAATCCTGATAACTATAG GTACTATGAAGGTCTCCAAAAATGTGTTGGGTTGTATTCAGTGAATGGCCAGTACTCACCGGATGAAATAGATCGATTGGATTCCTTGTACAAATCACTTGGCCAGCAGTATAAATGGTCTTCTGCTGTTAAG AGAATACCCCTAGATTTTTTGCAAGGTGACAAATTTAGAGCAGCAGCAGATAATTATATTAGGCCTCTCCTAACTAAG GGAGTTCCAtctcttttctctgatctttcGTCTTTGTATAATCACCCTGGGAAG GCAGACATTTTGGAACAACTTATTCTCGAGTTAGAGCATTCAATTAGGACGTCCGGCCAATATCCCGGGAG GGTGGAAAAAGAACCCCCTTCAACTCTTATGTGGACTTTGTTTTTATTGGCTCAG CATTATGACAGACGAGGCCAATATGAAGTTGCTCTTTCCAAAATTGACGAGGCCATAGAACACACACCTACTGTTATTGATCTATATTCCGTCAAG AGTCGGATACTGAAGCATGCTGGTGAttttgctgctgctgctgcatTTGCAGATGAAGCCAGGTGTATGGATCTTGCCGATCGTTATGTTAATAGTGAATGTGTTAAGCGCATGCTGCAGGCTGATCAG GTGGCTTTGGCTGAAAAAACTGCTGTACTGTTTACAAAAGATGGTGATCAACACAACAACCTTCATGACATGCAATGCATGTG GTATGAGCTAGCCTCTGGTGAAAGCTATTTCCGTCAGGGTGATCTTGGACGGGCACTGAAGAAGTTTTTAGCAGTTGAAAAACATTATGCAGATATTACTGAAGATCAATTTGATTTTCACTCATACTGCTTGAGGAAAATGACTTTGCGTACTTATGTGGAAATGCTTAAATTTCAAGACCGGTTGCACTCACATGTTTATTTTGAGAAAGCAGCAGCTGGAGCTATAAG ATGCTATATTAAGTTGCATGATTCTCCCCCGAAGTCTACAACTGAGGAAGACGACGAAATGTCAAAATTGCTTCCTTctcaaaagaagaaaatgagaCAAAAACAGAGAAAGGCAGAAGCAAGAGCTAAGAAA GAGGCAGAAGAAAAGAATGAAGAGTTGAATGCTGGAGGGGCTTCAAAGTCTGGGAAACGACATGTAAAACCTGTTGATCCTGATCCACATGGGGAGAAGTTGTTGCAG GTGGAAGATCCACTGTCAGAAGCCACGAAGTACTTGAAGTTGCTGCAGAAGAATTCACCTGATTCATTGGAAACACACTTGCTTGCTTTTGAATGTTATACAAGACGAAATAAGATTTTGCTTGCACTACAG GCTGTGAAGCGATTGCTGAGGTTGGATGCCGAACATCCCGATTCTCATCGTTGCTTG ATTAAATTATTCCATAAAGTGGGGTCCATGAATGCACCTGTGACTGACGGCGAGAAACTGATTTGGAGTGTCTTAGAAGCTGAGCGCTCAACCATCAG CCAGCTGCATGAGAAATCTCTGGTTGAGGCTAACAATGCTTTCCTTGAAAATCATAAAG ATTCTCTCATGCACAGAGCGGCTTTTGCAGAAATCTTGAGCATTTTGGATTTGAACAGAAAGTCTGAGGCTGTCAAGTTGGTTGAAGAGTCAACAAACAATTTTGTGCCAAG TAATGGAGCACTTGGACCGATCAGGGAATGGACACTTAAAGACTGTATTGCTGTTCACAAACTTCTTGGGACAATACTACATGATCAGGATGCTGCATTGA GATGGAAATCACGATGTGCTGAGTACTTCCCTTATTCTACATACTTCGAAGGCAGCTGCAGTTCAGTCTCTCCAAACTCGGTCTACAGTCAGTTAAGCAAAAACTCTGAGCATGAAAGTTCGAACCATTCGACGGGTAGTCAGAATGCGGGCCCTATCAAATCAAATGGGAAACTGGATGCATTCAAAGATCTCACTATCTGA